A genomic segment from Armatimonadota bacterium encodes:
- a CDS encoding UPF0721 transmembrane protein: MCLASLGAGFFDAIVGGGGLIQIPALLLLFPQFAPATVLGTNKLISISGTTVAAWQYARGGHVQWRTLRIPIVAAFLGSAAGARLAGHLSASVMRPLVVVLLVAVWVYTWQRKELGLVKRHPATSYPPEWVTSLIALVVGMYDGFFGPGTGSFMMFGMTALLGMEFLQATAHTKVLNWTTNLAALVTFGWQGHVQWLFAIPFVASNVLGGWLGSRLAMRRGSPFIRKFFLWVVAAILARLIWDTWR; encoded by the coding sequence ATGTGCCTGGCATCGCTCGGCGCAGGCTTTTTCGATGCCATCGTGGGAGGTGGGGGACTTATTCAGATACCCGCTTTGCTCCTGCTCTTCCCCCAGTTCGCTCCGGCGACCGTGCTGGGAACGAATAAGCTGATTTCCATCAGCGGGACGACGGTGGCAGCGTGGCAATACGCCCGAGGCGGGCATGTGCAATGGCGAACCCTGCGCATACCCATTGTGGCAGCGTTTCTCGGTTCGGCTGCAGGGGCGAGGCTGGCGGGGCATCTCAGCGCGTCCGTGATGCGCCCGCTGGTCGTGGTATTGCTTGTCGCGGTGTGGGTATACACGTGGCAACGGAAGGAGTTGGGGCTGGTCAAACGCCATCCCGCTACCTCATACCCCCCGGAATGGGTTACCTCCCTCATCGCGCTGGTGGTGGGGATGTACGATGGCTTCTTTGGACCGGGCACGGGCAGTTTCATGATGTTTGGCATGACCGCGCTGTTGGGGATGGAGTTTTTGCAGGCGACGGCGCATACCAAAGTGCTGAACTGGACAACGAACCTCGCCGCGCTGGTCACTTTCGGCTGGCAGGGGCATGTGCAGTGGCTGTTCGCGATACCGTTTGTGGCGTCGAATGTGTTGGGTGGATGGTTGGGCAGTCGCCTGGCGATGCGCCGCGGTAGCCCGTTCATCCGCAAGTTCTTCCTCTGGGTAGTCGCGGCGATATTGGCGAGGTTGATTTGGGATACGTGGAGGTAG